Below is a genomic region from Flammeovirgaceae bacterium SG7u.111.
GGTAGAGCCGCTGCAAAAAACCAGCCGACCATCGCCCCTTAAACTGATATTCGTAGCCCAACAAAGCTTCGTCGAGAAATGTCCCATTATATTCGGAGTTTTTCACCGAAAAACCTCCCAAAAACCTACTGCCGCTATCCAAATGAAAATCGACAAAGAGCTTAACAGAAAACTCGCTGCTCAACCTGGATTTTTCCAAAGGCTGGGCAACGAGTTTTATACTTGCAAAAGCAACAGTTATAGCAACATATAGCAGTGCTTTTTTTATCATCGTAATTAGTCTAAAATTAATTTCATCAACGTATTTCCGTACCTACAACTTTTCCCAAGCCCTTCTTGAAGTGTTGTTAGTTGCAGGTTTCTAACGGTCCGCCGCTGCAGTTACTAGCAACCAAGACTTACAATACGTTCAATACTTGTTCCTTTATTTTTTCCAACTCCTCCTTCATATTTATCACCAATTTCTGAATCTCCGCATCGTTGGCTTTCGAACCAATCGTGTTGATTTCTCTACCAATTTCTTGGCTGATGAAATTCAATTTTTTACCCAGAGAAGTCTTTGCTTTCAAGGTTTCCTTAAAATACGAAAGATGGTTTTTGAGACGGACTTTTTCTTCGTTGATGTCCAGTTTTTCAATGTAATACATCAACTCCTGCTCAAACCTGTTCTTATCAAAATTCTCGTTGCTCAGCCATTCCTCCACCTGTTTCATCAGGCGCTCTCTTACTTTGGCAATTCGCTCAGGGTCGCGTCCATCTACTTTTACCAATAGCTCTTCAATAGAATCAATATACGAAACCAACTTCCTTTCTAGCGCATTTCCTTCAGCCATTCTGAATTCATCACATTTATCTATGGCTTCGTGAATGGTTTCCAATACCACTTTCCAGTCCTCTTTTTTCGTATCCTCGTCGTTCTCTTTCAAATACACATCGGGCATGGACATTGCCATGCGGAAAATATCTTTCCCATCTGCTCCTACGCTTTCGGCAGCACTTTGAAGCTCCGTATAAAACGCATTGAACAAAGGGCGGTTTACCGAAACCTTGTTCAGGTCAGCTCGCTTAGTAGTATAGTTTACCGAAAGGCTAATTTTCCCCCTTTCTAGGCGCTTGCCCATCAGGTTTTTTAGTTCTATATCCTTGTCAAAAAAAATATTCCCTATCTTGATGCTAGAATCAAAAAACTTTGAATTCAAAGATTTGACCTCTACAGTAACATTCAGCTCGTCTGTTGATCTCACGGCTTTCCCAAAGCCTGTCATCGATTTTATCATGGTGTATTATCTAGTTTTTTGTTTGTAGGCTAAGTGTCAGAAAAAACGCCAGAGCAGTAGGCAATGCGCTTTTTTAAATATTAGCCTGTATAATTCGGATAAAGGTATAAAATTCTACTCAAACGCAAACTAGGAGAATCCGAGAATAGCTCAGATAGTGGTTTTTTGCTTTCACTTGCTATTCTTGGTTGGGCTGAGCTGAGTAAATCACCCCTAATAATTGGGTCATATCTGTAGAAGCAAAAATATACATTACGTTATCTCCTTTGAAGATAAAAACTTTGACGCTTTCCTCTTTATAATTCTTCAGATTTCTAACAAATTCCTCAACTATTTTGGTCAAATGAGCTTTCTTATCATCTATTAAAATCGATAATCTTTTAAGATATATTTCTAAAAGTTTTTCTGTATTTGCTAAATAAGGTGGTTCTATGTCCCCTCTATTTTGCAATAAAGTTTTGATAATAGATTTTGGCAAATCACTTTGAGAAAATAGCGTTTCAAGCTTATCAATATCATTCATATTTATGTTCTTTCCTTTTTAAGGTTAAGGTAGCACCGAATACAATAGCATAAACCTAAAGTAAACTTGGTATCTGCAAATTACCTTACTTATCACTTGTAAGTCCAAAAGCTATTCTATTTTTGTTACCAATTCTAACTAGAAATTTCAGCCCATGCAAAAACTCGTTGTCTTCGATTTGGATTTTACCCTTTGGGATGCAGGCGGCACTTGGTGCGACCATACCAACCCGCCCTACAAGCGTATTCGCCATTATATAGAAGATGCCACGGGAGCGCGCATCGTATTGTACCCCGAAGTGTTGGTGATTTTGGAAGAGTTAAGCAAACAAAATATACCAATGGCACTTGCTTCCCGAACGGGAGCTCCGCCTTGGGCTAGAGAATTGTTGGCTCTGTTTGAAATTGAGAACTATTTTGAATTTCAGGAAATTTACCCGGGTAGCAAAATCCAGCATTTTGCCCAGCTGCAAAAAGCCAGCGGCTTAGCTTATGAACAAATGATTTTCTTTGACGATGAAATGCGGAATATAACCGAAGTGGGAGCTTTGGGGGTAAAAGCTGTGCATGTGGAAAATGGGATTAATAAGCAGGTTGTTTACGATTCACTTTCTGTTTAATAAATCGAAAAACAAAAATTATAGTATTCCGTACAACATACCAAACAAAAACCTACTGTTCTATGAAAACCTACACCCAGCAAGACACACAACTGGAAAAAATCTTATTTTTCACAAGCCTCACCACTGCACTTTTTACGTTAGGCATTTTTATAAATCATACCTTTTTCCAATCGGAGCATGTGCTCATTGGCGTATTCCAAGAACTACTGACTTTACCTGCTATTCTTGCCCAACCCATTATCATAGCAATGAGTTTTACGCCTTTTTATTCGGAACAACTATAATCTAAAGTCCCTCGCCTTTACAAGCCTTACCCTTGCTACCATAGTGCTTAGCTCGGTTTGTTTGGGGTTTGTGATGGAATAAAAAAAGGACTGCCATACTAATAGCAGCCCTTTCAAAAAGTATATAAACAGTCACTTAAACTATTTCAATGTTATTGGCCAATCGACTCCACCTGGGTACATAATTTTTGCAACTCCTGCTTCTCCGTAGGTATTCTCCCAATCAATCGTCCACACATCCCCTTCTATGGTTGAAACAAAAGTCCATGTATCTCCATATACATCCACAAAGCCTGTAAAACTCACCTCAGTACATACATCTGTGAAGGTAAGCGTAGTGCTATTGGCTGCTCCACCACCATAACAATCACCGTAAGCACCAAAACTCCAATCTGAAAACACATATACACCTCCGCCAAGAGCTTCTATATCAACCGAGCCTGTAGCACTGCCACCACACCACGTAGTACTCTCATATTCGAAAGTACCTTCTAGGTCTGAAGGACAAGCAGCTGGCAAGGTAAAGTTAAAGTGGGCTTGGAATGCCGCACCTCTTACAGCTGCAGAAGAATTCTCATAACCAAAAACCTGCCCATCATCAAGTGTTATAAACCCCTCGAATTTGAAATTATCACCAGGTGCTAAATCAGCAGCTGAAATACCTAATGCCGAAAGCATTTCAGGAGTTGTGATCGTTACGTCCTGCAAGCTTTTCAACCCATCTTCTGAGTCTACAAAATCACTTGGTCCCCAGCTTAAAAATGTAGAAACAGTAATATCCTCCCCTCCTCCTGCTGGTTCGTAAATCAGGCTAAGTCTATATTCCGTTACTTTTTTGCCATCATCAGTATCTTTGAACTCCACGGAGTAGGTGTATTTAGATGCATTGATGGTAGTTTCATCAAAAACATTTATCAACTTATCAGACTCACTCATAAGTTTTATGTAAGCTCCTTTTCCCGAATCTTCAAATGTCAGGATAGGCTTCAGGTTCTCATCAGCACAACCTAGTAGGCTCAAAAGAACTAATATAAATATTAACTTTTTACTTAATTTCATTTTACTATCAACTTAGTTTCATTAATAAAGATCGATGCTTTCATTATCCCAAAATACTGGAACAGTAATAGATTTTTGAGTTGCGTTTCCATTCCTATCCACATTCACGGCAGGATATAGGAAAGA
It encodes:
- a CDS encoding magnesium-dependent phosphatase-1, with product MQKLVVFDLDFTLWDAGGTWCDHTNPPYKRIRHYIEDATGARIVLYPEVLVILEELSKQNIPMALASRTGAPPWARELLALFEIENYFEFQEIYPGSKIQHFAQLQKASGLAYEQMIFFDDEMRNITEVGALGVKAVHVENGINKQVVYDSLSV
- a CDS encoding YicC/YloC family endoribonuclease; this encodes MIKSMTGFGKAVRSTDELNVTVEVKSLNSKFFDSSIKIGNIFFDKDIELKNLMGKRLERGKISLSVNYTTKRADLNKVSVNRPLFNAFYTELQSAAESVGADGKDIFRMAMSMPDVYLKENDEDTKKEDWKVVLETIHEAIDKCDEFRMAEGNALERKLVSYIDSIEELLVKVDGRDPERIAKVRERLMKQVEEWLSNENFDKNRFEQELMYYIEKLDINEEKVRLKNHLSYFKETLKAKTSLGKKLNFISQEIGREINTIGSKANDAEIQKLVINMKEELEKIKEQVLNVL